The following coding sequences lie in one Arabidopsis thaliana chromosome 3, partial sequence genomic window:
- the EML1 gene encoding Emsy N Terminus (ENT)/ plant Tudor-like domains-containing protein (Emsy N Terminus (ENT)/ plant Tudor-like domains-containing protein; CONTAINS InterPro DOMAIN/s: Tudor-like, plant (InterPro:IPR014002), ENT (InterPro:IPR005491); BEST Arabidopsis thaliana protein match is: Emsy N Terminus (ENT)/ plant Tudor-like domains-containing protein (TAIR:AT5G06780.1); Has 265 Blast hits to 250 proteins in 29 species: Archae - 0; Bacteria - 0; Metazoa - 8; Fungi - 0; Plants - 254; Viruses - 0; Other Eukaryotes - 3 (source: NCBI BLink).) produces METQIHQLEQEAYTAVLRAFKAQSDAISWEKESLITELRKELRVSDDEHRELLSRVNKDDTIQRIRDWRQGGASQITRHATIQPFDVLPSPTFSAARKKQKTFPSYNPSIGATGNRSFNNRLVSSGISGNESAEALIGRKVWTKWPEDNHFYEAIITQYNADEGRHALVYDIHAANETWEWVDLKEIPPEDIRWDGEESGVALNIGHGSASFRGNRRGQIHGGRGRGPRIHQPRRELVPPPTQQNGSGGRRTSSDDIELFNTDSLVKEVERVFDSTHPDPLELDKAKKMLKEHEQALIAAIARLADTSDGEMDGDPPYSHDHPMPQG; encoded by the exons ATGGAGACACAAATTCATCAACTTGAGCAGGAAGCATATACCGCTGTTTTAAGGGCTTTTAAAGCGCAGTCTGATGCGATTTCTTGG GAAAAAGAAAGCTTGATAACCGAATTGCGTAAAGAATTGAGAGTATCTGATGATGAACATCGAGAGCTTCTCAGTAGGGTCAATAAGGATGATACTATCCAGAGGATAAG AGATTGGAGACAGGGAGGCGCAAGCCAAATTACTAGACATGCAACTATTCAGCCTTTTGATGTTCTTCCTAGTCCCACTTTCTCAGCTGCCcgaaagaaacagaaaacattTCCATCT TATAATCCATCAATTGGTGCGACTGGAAATAGGTCATTCAATAATCGTCTGGTATCCAGTGGCATATCAGGAAATGAATCTGCTGAAGCTCTGATCGGAAGAAAAGTGTGGACAAAATGGCCTGAAGATAACCACTTCTATGAAGCAATTATAACCCAGTACAATGCAGATGAG GGTCGGCATGCTTTGGTGTATGATATACACGCAGCTAATGAAACGTGGGAATGGGTTGATCTCAAGGAG atACCACCGGAAGACATAAGATGGGATGGGGAGGAGAGTGGGGTAGCTTTAAACATTGGACATGGAAGTGCATCCTTCCGTGGCAACAGAAGAGGCCAAATCCATGGTGGTAGAGGGAGAGGACCAAGAATTCATCAACCAAGAAGGGAACTTGTACCGCCACCAACACAACAGAATGGTAGTGGTGGGCGGAGAACTTCCTCTGATGATATTGAGTTGTTCAACACAGACTCGCTTGTGAAGGAG gtgGAGAGAGTTTTCGATTCTACGCATCCTGATCCACTCGAGCTCGACAAGGCCAAGAAAATGCTCAAG GAACATGAACAGGCACTCATTGCTGCCATTGCAAGGCTTGCTGATACTTCGGATGGCGAAATGg ATGGAGATCCACCATATTCGCATGATCATCCAATGCCACAGGGATGA
- the EML1 gene encoding Emsy N Terminus (ENT)/ plant Tudor-like domains-containing protein (Emsy N Terminus (ENT)/ plant Tudor-like domains-containing protein; CONTAINS InterPro DOMAIN/s: ENT (InterPro:IPR005491), Tudor-like, plant (InterPro:IPR014002); BEST Arabidopsis thaliana protein match is: Emsy N Terminus (ENT)/ plant Tudor-like domains-containing protein (TAIR:AT5G06780.1); Has 35333 Blast hits to 34131 proteins in 2444 species: Archae - 798; Bacteria - 22429; Metazoa - 974; Fungi - 991; Plants - 531; Viruses - 0; Other Eukaryotes - 9610 (source: NCBI BLink).): protein METQIHQLEQEAYTAVLRAFKAQSDAISWEKESLITELRKELRVSDDEHRELLSRVNKDDTIQRIRDWRQGGASQITRHATIQPFDVLPSPTFSAARKKQKTFPSYNPSIGATGNRSFNNRLVSSGISGNESAEALIGRKVWTKWPEDNHFYEAIITQYNADEGRHALVYDIHAANETWEWVDLKEIPPEDIRWDGEESGVALNIGHGSASFRGNRRGQIHGGRGRGPRIHQPRRELVPPPTQQNGSGGRRTSSDDIELFNTDSLVKEVERVFDSTHPDPLELDKAKKMLKEHEQALIAAIARLADTSDGEMGNNNKSTLRLVCNLRIIYYLPLNFCVMMIISSIITNLILGKIIRELIHTCSACDFSVTCKQLNSLKYRSSS, encoded by the exons ATGGAGACACAAATTCATCAACTTGAGCAGGAAGCATATACCGCTGTTTTAAGGGCTTTTAAAGCGCAGTCTGATGCGATTTCTTGG GAAAAAGAAAGCTTGATAACCGAATTGCGTAAAGAATTGAGAGTATCTGATGATGAACATCGAGAGCTTCTCAGTAGGGTCAATAAGGATGATACTATCCAGAGGATAAG AGATTGGAGACAGGGAGGCGCAAGCCAAATTACTAGACATGCAACTATTCAGCCTTTTGATGTTCTTCCTAGTCCCACTTTCTCAGCTGCCcgaaagaaacagaaaacattTCCATCT TATAATCCATCAATTGGTGCGACTGGAAATAGGTCATTCAATAATCGTCTGGTATCCAGTGGCATATCAGGAAATGAATCTGCTGAAGCTCTGATCGGAAGAAAAGTGTGGACAAAATGGCCTGAAGATAACCACTTCTATGAAGCAATTATAACCCAGTACAATGCAGATGAG GGTCGGCATGCTTTGGTGTATGATATACACGCAGCTAATGAAACGTGGGAATGGGTTGATCTCAAGGAG atACCACCGGAAGACATAAGATGGGATGGGGAGGAGAGTGGGGTAGCTTTAAACATTGGACATGGAAGTGCATCCTTCCGTGGCAACAGAAGAGGCCAAATCCATGGTGGTAGAGGGAGAGGACCAAGAATTCATCAACCAAGAAGGGAACTTGTACCGCCACCAACACAACAGAATGGTAGTGGTGGGCGGAGAACTTCCTCTGATGATATTGAGTTGTTCAACACAGACTCGCTTGTGAAGGAG gtgGAGAGAGTTTTCGATTCTACGCATCCTGATCCACTCGAGCTCGACAAGGCCAAGAAAATGCTCAAG GAACATGAACAGGCACTCATTGCTGCCATTGCAAGGCTTGCTGATACTTCGGATGGCGAAATGggtaataataacaaaagCACGCTACGTTTAGTTTGCAACCTcagaataatatattatttaccattgaatttttgtgttatgatGATAATATCAAGCATAATTACAAACTTAATCCtaggaaaaataataagagaGTTAATACACACTTGCTCAGCTTGTGATTTCAGCGTAACTTGTAAACAGTTGAATAGCTTGAAATATAGGTCTTCTTCTTAA
- the FLR1 gene encoding Leucine-rich repeat (LRR) family protein (FLOR1 (FLR1); FUNCTIONS IN: enzyme inhibitor activity, transcription factor binding; INVOLVED IN: biological_process unknown; LOCATED IN: endomembrane system; CONTAINS InterPro DOMAIN/s: Leucine-rich repeat-containing N-terminal domain, type 2 (InterPro:IPR013210), Leucine-rich repeat (InterPro:IPR001611); BEST Arabidopsis thaliana protein match is: polygalacturonase inhibiting protein 1 (TAIR:AT5G06860.1); Has 42601 Blast hits to 16185 proteins in 663 species: Archae - 31; Bacteria - 1045; Metazoa - 3045; Fungi - 233; Plants - 35461; Viruses - 0; Other Eukaryotes - 2786 (source: NCBI BLink).), which produces MKLFVHLSIFFSILFITLPSSYSCTENDKNALLQIKKALGNPPLLSSWNPRTDCCTGWTGVECTNRRVTGLSVTSGEVSGQISYQIGDLVDLRTLDFSYLPHLTGNIPRTITKLKNLNTLYLKHTSLSGPIPDYISELKSLTFLDLSFNQFTGPIPGSLSQMPKLEAIQINDNKLTGSIPNSFGSFVGNVPNLYLSNNKLSGKIPESLSKYDFNAVDLSGNGFEGDAFMFFGRNKTTVRVDLSRNMFNFDLVKVKFARSIVSLDLSQNHIYGKIPPALTKLHLEHFNVSDNHLCGKIPSGGLLQTFEPSAFAHNICLCGTPLKAC; this is translated from the exons ATGAAGCTCTTTGTTcatctctctatcttcttctccatcctCTTCATCACTCTCCCATCTTCTTACAGCTGCACCGAAAATGACAAGAATGCCCTCCTTCAAATCAAGAAAGCACTTGGCAATCCTCCCCTTCTATCCTCCTGGAACCCCCGAACCGACTGTTGTACCGGCTGGACCGGCGTCGAATGCACTAACCGTCGCGTTACCGGTCTCAGCGTTACCTCCGGCGAAGTCTCCGGTCAGATCTCGTACCAGATCGGCGACCTCGTTGACCTCCGTACACTAGATTTCAGCTACCTGCCACACCTCACCGGAAACATCCCACGCACCATCACCAAACTCAAGAACCTCAACACTCTCTACTTGAAGCACACTAGTCTCTCCGGTCCGATTCCTGATTACATCAGCGAGCTCAAGAGCCTCACGTTCTTGGACCTTTCTTTTAACCAATTTACCGGTCCAATTCCCGGTTCGCTATCTCAGATGCCGAAGCTTGAAGCCATTCAAATCAACGATAATAAGCTAACCGGTTCTATACCAAACTCTTTCGGTTCTTTTGTTGGCAACGTCCCTAATCTCTACTTGTCTAACAATAAGCTGTCAG GAAAAATACCGGAATCGTTGTCTAAATACGACTTCAACGCAGTGGATTTGTCGGGAAATGGTTTCGAAGGAGATGCCTTTATGTTCTTCGGACGGAACAAAACAACAGTACGAGTGGATTTGTCGAGAAACATGTTTAATTTCGATCTCGTCAAGGTTAAGTTCGCTAGAAGCATAGTTTCGTTGGATCTGAGCCAGAACCATATCTACGGGAAGATACCACCAGCACTGACTAAACTACACCTCGAGCATTTCAACGTGAGCGACAACCATCTCTGCGGAAAAATCCCAAGTGGCGGTCTACTTCAGACCTTTGAACCATCTGCCTTCGCTCACAACATCTGTCTTTGTGGAACTCCCCTTAAGGCttgttaa
- a CDS encoding alpha/beta hydrolase family protein (unknown protein; CONTAINS InterPro DOMAIN/s: Protein of unknown function DUF2048 (InterPro:IPR019149); Has 421 Blast hits to 334 proteins in 155 species: Archae - 2; Bacteria - 147; Metazoa - 215; Fungi - 0; Plants - 43; Viruses - 0; Other Eukaryotes - 14 (source: NCBI BLink).) produces MRTMVTTKLGMLHYVIDHIYGAFMHRTKMTPPFFSRGWGGPNLELLERMVQRLFPLEVQGQNWPPPLVRPVWRTVWETKTATLREGVFQTPCADELTAALPPESRTARVAWLVPKNVPPQKMACVVHLAGTGDHTYDRRLRLGGPLVKQNIATMVLESPFYGQRRPFLQCGARLLCVSDLLLLGRATIEESRSLIHWLDTEEGFGKMGVCGLSMGGVHASMVGSLHPTPVATLPFLSPHSAVVAFCEGILKYGTAWEALREELAAQKITMTLDEVRERMRNVLSLTDVTRFPIPKNPDAVIFVAATDDGYIPKHSVLELQKAWPGSEVRWVTGGHVSSFILHNDEFRRAIVDGLDRLDWKESW; encoded by the exons ATGAGAACAATGGTGACGACCAAATTGGGAATGCTCCATTATGTAATTGACCATATATATGGAGCGTTTATGCACCGCACCAAGATGACCCCACCCTTCTTCTCTCGAGGTTGGGGTGGTCCCAATCTCGAATTGCTCGAGCGTATGGTTCAACGCCTCTTCCCTCTTGAGGTTCAAGGTCAGAATTGGCCACCGCCTCTGGTTCGTCCAGTCTGGAGAACTGTTTGGGAGACAAAGACCGCTACTTTGAGAGAAGGTGTTTTCCAGACTCCTTGTGCCGATGAGCTTACCGCTGCTTTGCCTCCGGAGTCTCGCACAGCCAGGGTTGCTTGGCTTGTCCCCAAAAACGTTCCTCCCCAAAAGATGGCTTGTGTGGTTCATCTTGCAG GCACAGGTGATCATACATATGACCGAAGATTGCGTTTGGGTGGACCGTTggtgaaacaaaacattgcaaCAATGGTGTTGGAAAG CCCTTTCTATGGCCAAAGGCGTCCCTTTCTTCAATGCGGTGCGAGACTCCTCTGTGTTAGTGATCTACTTTTGCTAGGGAGGGCAACAATCGAAGAGTCCCGCAGTCTTATTCACTGGCTAGACACTGAGGAAGGCTTTGGAAAGATGGGTGTTTGTGGGCTAAGTATGG GAGGAGTACATGCTTCGATGGTTGGATCGCTTCATCCAACACCAGTTGCAACACTTCCATTCCTATCTCCGCACTCTGCTGTTGTTGCATTCTGCGAAGGAATATTAAAGTATGGGACTGCTTGGGAGGCACTGAGGGAGGAACTTGCAGCACAGAAGATCACAATGACTCTTGATGAAGTGAGAGAGCGGATGCGGAATGTTCTCTCCCTCACAGACGTCACTCGCTTCCCTATTCCCAAAAACCCTGATGCTGTTATCTTTGTTGCTGCAACT GATGATGGATACATACCAAAACACTCAGTGTTGGAGCTTCAAAAGGCGTGGCCTGGTTCAGAAGTGAGATGGGTCACAGGTGGACACGTGTCTTCCTTTATACTTCACAATGATGAGTTTCGCAGAGCAATCGTGGACGGTCTCGATAGATTAGACTGGAAGGAGTCATGGTGA
- the RABA4D gene encoding RAB GTPase homolog A4D (RAB GTPase homolog A4D (RABA4D); FUNCTIONS IN: GTP binding; INVOLVED IN: regulation of pollen tube growth, pollen tube growth, pollen tube development; LOCATED IN: exocytic vesicle, apical part of cell; EXPRESSED IN: 8 plant structures; EXPRESSED DURING: L mature pollen stage, M germinated pollen stage, 4 anthesis, petal differentiation and expansion stage; CONTAINS InterPro DOMAIN/s: Ras GTPase (InterPro:IPR001806), Small GTP-binding protein (InterPro:IPR005225), Small GTPase (InterPro:IPR020851), Ras (InterPro:IPR013753), Ras small GTPase, Rab type (InterPro:IPR003579), Rab11-related (InterPro:IPR015595); BEST Arabidopsis thaliana protein match is: RAB GTPase homolog A4C (TAIR:AT5G47960.1); Has 28921 Blast hits to 28882 proteins in 778 species: Archae - 24; Bacteria - 155; Metazoa - 15072; Fungi - 4263; Plants - 3370; Viruses - 20; Other Eukaryotes - 6017 (source: NCBI BLink).), producing the protein MSNLYGDYNQKIDYVFKVVLIGDSAVGKTQLLARFARNEFSVDSKATIGVEFQTKTLVIDNKTVKAQIWDTAGQERYRAVTSAYYRGAVGAMLVYDMTKRQSFDHMAKWLEELRGHADKNIVIMLIGNKCDLGSLRAVPTEDAQEFAQRENLFFMETSALEATNVETAFLTILTEIYRIISKKSLTADDDDADGNSSLLKGTRIIIPSEQESGKRGGCCGKS; encoded by the exons atgtcTAATTTGTATGGAGATTATAACCAAAAGATCGATTACGTCTTCAAAGTCGTGTTGATCGGTGATTCTGCCGTTGGCAAAACTCAGCTTCTTGCTCGGTTCGCTAGGAATGAGTTTAGCGTCGATTCTAAAGCCACCATTGGTGTTGAATTCCAGACTAAAACGCTCGTCATTGATAACAAAACCGTCAAAGCTCAGATTTGGGATACTGCTGGCCAAGAaag ATATAGGGCGGTGACAAGTGCATACTACCGTGGAGCAGTTGGGGCAATGTTGGTCTACGACATGACCAAACGTCAATCATTCGATCACATGGCTAAATGGCTGGAAGAGTTACGAGGACATGCGGACAAGAACATAGTGATTATGCTAATTGGGAACAAATGTGATCTTGGAAGCCTAAGAGCAGTGCCAACAGAAGACGCACAAGAGTTTGCACAAAgagaaaacttgtttttcaTGGAAACCTCTGCTCTAGAAGCTACCAATGTTGAAACAGCATTTTTGACCATCTTAACAGAGATCTACCGAATAATCAGCAAGAAATCACTAAcggctgatgatgatgacgccGATGGTAATTCAAGTCTCTTGAAAGGAACTAGAATCATCATCCCGAGCGAGCAAGAGAGTGGGAAAAGAGGTGGATGTTGCGGCAAATCGTAA
- a CDS encoding Chaperone DnaJ-domain superfamily protein, whose protein sequence is MEIYWRHKFSEKQNFNSITYLWCVLSRRRSYTRTLKMENDGRSNEKNLYEVLGVEATASPQEIRKAYHKLALRLHPDKNKDDEDAKEKFQQLQKVISILGDEEKRAVYDQTGSVDDADLSGDVVDNLRDFFKAMYKKVTEEDIEEFEANYRGSESEKNDLIELYNKFKGKMSRLFCSMLCSNPKLDSHRFKDIIDEAIAAGEVKSTKAYKKWAKEIAEMEPPTNPQKMRRKAAKAADKDLYAVMSQRGDERKEKFDSMFSSLVSRYGSNADSEPNEEEFEAAQRKVESRRSSKKSRKK, encoded by the exons ATGGAAATTTATTGGCGCCATAAATTTTCTGAGAAGCAAAATTTTAACTCCATTACTTATCTCTGGTGTGTACTTTCTCGGCGAAGGAGTTACACGAGAACGTTGAAAATGGAGAATGATGGAAGATCCAATGAGAAAAATCTGTACGAG GTTCTTGGTGTTGAAGCAACAGCATCTCCACAAGAGATAAGGAAAGCGTATCATAAGTTAGCATTGAGGCTTCATCCTGATAAAAACAAGGATGATGAG GATGCTAAAGAGAAATTTCAGCAGTTGCAAAAGGTTATTTCGATTCTCggtgatgaagagaaaagagcAGTCTATGATCAAACTGGCTCAGTTGATGATGCT GATCTTTCGGGAGATGTGGTTGACAACTTGAGGGACTTCTTCAAGGCAATGTACAAGAAG GTCACCGAGGAAGATATTGAAGAGTTTGAGGCCAACTATAGGGGTTCTGAATCCGAGAAGAATGATTTGATTGAGCTATATAACAAGTTTAAGGGTAAAATGAGCAG GCTTTTCTGCTCAATGCTTTGCTCGAACCCCAAGCTTGATTCGCACCGTTTCAAAGATATTATCGATGAGGCCATTGCAGCGG GAGAAGTGAAATCAACAAAAGCTTACAAGAAATGGGCAAAGGAGATTGCAGAAATGGAACCTCCCACGAATCCCCAGAAGATGAGACGGAA AGCAGCAAAGGCTGCAGATAAAGATTTATACGCTGTAATGTCCCAGCGGGGAGATGAGAGGAAAGAGAAGTTCGATTCAATGTTCTCTTCACTTGTCTCTAGGTATGGTAGCAATGCTGACTCTGAGCCAAACGAAGAAGAGTTCGAAGCTGCTCAGAGAAAAGTTGAAAGCCGGAGATCATCGAAGAAgtctagaaaaaaataa
- a CDS encoding Chaperone DnaJ-domain superfamily protein (Chaperone DnaJ-domain superfamily protein; FUNCTIONS IN: unfolded protein binding, heat shock protein binding; INVOLVED IN: protein folding; LOCATED IN: cellular_component unknown; EXPRESSED IN: 24 plant structures; EXPRESSED DURING: 15 growth stages; CONTAINS InterPro DOMAIN/s: Molecular chaperone, heat shock protein, Hsp40, DnaJ (InterPro:IPR015609), Heat shock protein DnaJ, N-terminal (InterPro:IPR001623), Heat shock protein DnaJ (InterPro:IPR003095); BEST Arabidopsis thaliana protein match is: J-domain protein 6 (TAIR:AT5G06910.1); Has 23895 Blast hits to 23888 proteins in 3317 species: Archae - 171; Bacteria - 9423; Metazoa - 4258; Fungi - 2263; Plants - 2420; Viruses - 67; Other Eukaryotes - 5293 (source: NCBI BLink).), with the protein MENDGRSNEKNLYEVLGVEATASPQEIRKAYHKLALRLHPDKNKDDEDAKEKFQQLQKVISILGDEEKRAVYDQTGSVDDADLSGDVVDNLRDFFKAMYKKVTEEDIEEFEANYRGSESEKNDLIELYNKFKGKMSRLFCSMLCSNPKLDSHRFKDIIDEAIAAGEVKSTKAYKKWAKEIAEMEPPTNPQKMRRKAAKAADKDLYAVMSQRGDERKEKFDSMFSSLVSRYGSNADSEPNEEEFEAAQRKVESRRSSKKSRKK; encoded by the exons ATGGAGAATGATGGAAGATCCAATGAGAAAAATCTGTACGAG GTTCTTGGTGTTGAAGCAACAGCATCTCCACAAGAGATAAGGAAAGCGTATCATAAGTTAGCATTGAGGCTTCATCCTGATAAAAACAAGGATGATGAG GATGCTAAAGAGAAATTTCAGCAGTTGCAAAAGGTTATTTCGATTCTCggtgatgaagagaaaagagcAGTCTATGATCAAACTGGCTCAGTTGATGATGCT GATCTTTCGGGAGATGTGGTTGACAACTTGAGGGACTTCTTCAAGGCAATGTACAAGAAG GTCACCGAGGAAGATATTGAAGAGTTTGAGGCCAACTATAGGGGTTCTGAATCCGAGAAGAATGATTTGATTGAGCTATATAACAAGTTTAAGGGTAAAATGAGCAG GCTTTTCTGCTCAATGCTTTGCTCGAACCCCAAGCTTGATTCGCACCGTTTCAAAGATATTATCGATGAGGCCATTGCAGCGG GAGAAGTGAAATCAACAAAAGCTTACAAGAAATGGGCAAAGGAGATTGCAGAAATGGAACCTCCCACGAATCCCCAGAAGATGAGACGGAA AGCAGCAAAGGCTGCAGATAAAGATTTATACGCTGTAATGTCCCAGCGGGGAGATGAGAGGAAAGAGAAGTTCGATTCAATGTTCTCTTCACTTGTCTCTAGGTATGGTAGCAATGCTGACTCTGAGCCAAACGAAGAAGAGTTCGAAGCTGCTCAGAGAAAAGTTGAAAGCCGGAGATCATCGAAGAAgtctagaaaaaaataa
- a CDS encoding Cornichon family protein (Cornichon family protein; FUNCTIONS IN: molecular_function unknown; INVOLVED IN: intracellular signaling pathway; LOCATED IN: endomembrane system, membrane; EXPRESSED IN: 23 plant structures; EXPRESSED DURING: 13 growth stages; CONTAINS InterPro DOMAIN/s: Cornichon (InterPro:IPR003377); BEST Arabidopsis thaliana protein match is: Cornichon family protein (TAIR:AT1G12390.1); Has 605 Blast hits to 605 proteins in 175 species: Archae - 0; Bacteria - 0; Metazoa - 316; Fungi - 159; Plants - 93; Viruses - 0; Other Eukaryotes - 37 (source: NCBI BLink).) — MAWDLFLWIVSFFVSLALVASVFYQVICLTDLEADYLNPFETSTRINRLVIPEFILQGSLCLLFLLTWHWVFFLVAVPVTVYHAMLYKERRYLIDVTEVFRGISFEKKLRYTKLGFYVFLFIMVVFRLTLSAVYSFTEDDDLLHLF; from the exons ATGGCTTGGGATTTGTTTTTATGGATAGTCTCCTTCTTCGTTAGCTTGGCTCTCGTCGCTTCCGTCTTCTACCAG GTTATCTGCTTAACGGATTTAGAAGCTGATTACTTGAACCCTTTTGAAACAAGTACCCGTATCAACCGATTAGTAATACCTGAGTTTATCCTCCAAGGGTCACTCtgccttctcttcctcctcacaTGGCATTGGGTCTTCTTTCTGGTCGCCGTCCCTGTAACAGTCTATCACGCAATGTT ATACAAAGAGCGACGTTATCTCATCGATGTCACTGAAGTGTTCCGTGGTATCAGCTTTGAAAAGAAGCTCCGGTATACCAAGCTCGGGTTCTAcgtctttctcttcatcatgGTTGTCTTTag GCTCACTCTCTCTGCGGTCTATAGCTTCACGGAAGATGATGATCTActtcatttgttttga